One Verrucomicrobiota bacterium genomic window, CGCCACCGACGTACACGGTGCCCGTGACGTAGTACGTTGCGTCCGCCGTCCACACCTCGTCACCGGTCGTCGTGCCGCTGACGCTCTCGTAGTCGAGCGTGACAGCGCCAGTCGCGCCGGCGATGTAGGCGTACGGCAGGCTCTCGACAAGGTAGGTCTTGGAGTCGGCCGGGTTGCGCCAGAGCTGGCGGGCGGCGCGTGTCTCGTTCGCCGCGCCCGTGGCGTCCCAGACGCGCGACTCGGCGAACGCATGCAGCACGGTCTGGCGAGGCTGGCCCTCGACGGTTTCTTGCACGCTGAAGGCGATGGGGTCGTCCGTGTTGCGGGCCGTGGCCAGGTTCGCCGCAGAGACGTCGACGGCGGTGTCGGCAATGGTGACGCTCACGGCGCGGTCAGCCGTGTAGGCGTTCAGTCCCAGCTCGGTGTAGACGTACAAGCGCGCGTTCTCGGCGTTGAAGCCCTCCGGCAGGACGGGCTTGTTGCGCAGCACGACGTTCTGATGCAGGGCCGCGCATTCGAGCACCAGCTCGATGTCCACGCCGGAGTTGGCGCCCAGGGCGTCGGCGAACACAAGCTTCGAGGGGTCAGTGGGATCGATCCGGCCCTGAACCGTCGTATCGAGGCTGCCGAGGGACACCGTGTTCGTCCCGTCGCTGAGAAGGATCACGCTCGGTCTCATCGTGAGCGTTCGCCCACCGACGGTGTAGTCGTAGGCGCTCCCGAGCATCGTCGGCACGTCGATCTGCCAGCTATTTCGCTTCATGCGGAAGCCGAGGCCGCCGGCTTCCCACTCGGCGACGGTGGGCACCCATTCGTCCGCCGCGTCCTTGCAGCAGATGTTCGTGCCGCGCTCGCGCACAGTGGAGACTACGGTGTCGGTCACGACCTCCTCGGTCTCGGGATCGACCCACTCAACCGTCCGTGTGACCTTGTACTCGCGGCCGTGCTGGGTGCGCTTCGACGCGTCCTCCTGCCATTCCGCGACCGTCTCGGCCGGGTCAAGCGGTGTGACGTTGCCGCCCGGCTCCAGAGCGCCGCCCGACCGCTCCTCGACGCCCAGTTCTTCTGAGCCGGCCGGCTCCTCGGACTGCGACCGCAGCAGGAACACGAGTCCCGCTCCAGCCAAGACCGCCACAAACAGCGGCACGAACACCAACCTGTGCTTGCGAATGAACGGCATGGTTCCGTCTCCTTCTTCTCAGGCCATGAACGGGTCACCGCATGAAGACACAAAGAGGCCCGACGCCTCTCGAGACGCCGGGCCGTATCCGTTCGTGATGAGCGCATGAAACGGGGCACAGCGATGCACCGAGGCTCGCAACTGCCATTGGTCGATCTCGCATCGTCCCTGAGTTCCTCTCTGTCGGACCAGAGAAAACCAGACTCCACAGGCAATGCGTCAGGAGGCTCCCCAGCACTCACCCAAACCGCTGCGTGTGCGCTTCGATGCGCTGGTCCTTGGGTGGAGTGCGTTCCCACTGACCACATGCCCACTTACCCCTAGTATACCCCGTTAGTCAACAAAAAAATGCGATTCATGTGATTTTCATGACACGCAACCCGTCGGGGCGGACCAAGGGACAATGACGTGAAGTCGCGCAGAGGAAATGAATCACCTGCGCGCCCCATCGGCTTTTTCTCGTGCCTGGCACTTGCGTCCCGCCAGAACCGGCCGTCTCCCGGGGGGTGCGGGCCTCATTCCCCATCAACGGCAGCCGCCCCACACGCACAACGCCGAATCAGGAAGCAGGATCGCGGCGAATCGCTGGAGCGGATATGATTGGTGGGCGTTATACGCACCTGAAGCCGAGCATCGGTAAGCGGCAATCGGAACTCGAGAGACAGCAGGCCGTACTCCCACGCTGAATGGCCATTTGTGTTGGCGTTCCGGCCGCTGGGCGTCTGTCCTCGCACCGGCCTTCGCAGGCAGGAAGCACGATGCACCTCGGCCAGAAGGGCAACGGCCATGTGCAGGGCAAACGAGACGGGAAGACACGACGTCCCCTCCCTTCGCTCACAGGTTGCCGAAAGACCGCTGCATCCATCGAATGGCGCCGCGTCGTCCGGGAGGATGCTGTCGCCTATTCTGGGCTGAGCGGATTCGTTGTGTCGCCAACGACCCGGGGCTCACGGGGGTGTTGAGAGACGCGCCCTATGGAAGCCCTTCGGGCTATATCGTGGTGTTTTGCGCCCTCGGGTCCCAGGGCGACGCGTTGTTCCTCGCCTTGCCCGCCTCGGGCGGGCAAGCTCGGAACAGCGCTTGCCCTGGGCTGGCCTATGAAGCCCCTTCGGGGCACGCGCGAGGAACCCGACGCACCACTCTCCCGACACCCCATTACGCCCGGGTCTTGCTCTTGCGGGCCTTCGGGCCTGAGGTAGATGGAGTCGGATCGGGCGCGGTCGCCAGGAGCGCGCTGCTGCACCGGTTCACAAGCTCATGATCGTGTCCAGCCCAGGGAGGCGATCCACTCCGTGGCATGGGCACCCTCCCCATGGTCCGTCTCCCGGCCTGGACCGCGATGGGGGTTCGTTGGCGATACGTTATCGTGCTGGCGAAGGCATGCACGAGGCACGCGTGCCCAGTTCCGGGATTCGCCCGTGTTCGGCTGATCTCAGAACCCGACGCAGGGGAGGTGCCGCTCGTCGCTGGTCGCGCGGGAACCGAGCTTGCACTGGTTGCGTCGTAGGAAGGGATTTGGCAAGATCGAGGTCCTGGCGGGCGCTGAGACCCACGGGACGGCATCTTCTCGCGCCCCGCCCATCGTGGGCTGCGGGACGGAACCAACCAACTTGAACGGGAGGCAGATACGCTCATGACGGTGGATGCCAAGACGGTCAGCACCGGGCCGGTCGACGTCAAGGCGATCGGCGCGAAGGTGCGCGAGGAGAGCGCGTTCGTGCACAAGATCCGCGAGCAGCTTGGGCGCGTCATCATCGGCCAGCAGGCGATGATCGACCGGCTGCTCGTCGGGCTGCTCGCCAACGGCCACGTGCTGCTCGAGGGGGTGCCGGGCCTGGCCAAGACGATGGCGGTCACGACGCTGTCGCGCACGCTGCGCACGAAGTTCCAGCGCATCCAGTTCACGCCCGACCTGCTGCCGGCCGACCTGATCGGCACGCTGGTCTATAATCCGCAGAGCGGCTCGTTCACGGTCAAGAAGGGGCCGATCTTCGCCAACATCATCCTCGCCGACGAGATCAACCGCGCGCCGGCCAAGGTGCAGAGCGCGCTCCTCGAAGCGATGCAGGAGAAGCAGGTCACCATCGGCGACCAGACGTTCGCGCTCGACCGGCCGTTCCTTGTGCTGGCGACGCAGAACCCGATCGAGCAGGAAGGCACCTACCCGCTGCCCGAGGCGCAGGTCGATCGCTTCATGCTCAAGATCAGGATCGGCTACCCGTCGAAGGAAGAGGAGCGCGCCATCCTCGACCGGATGGCGTTCACCGACGCCGACCTCGAGGTCGAACCGGTCGTGACGCCCGGCGACGTGCTCCACGCGCGCGAGGTGGTCGACTCGATCTACGTTGACGAGAAGGTGCGCGACTACATCGTGGACATTGTTCTGGCCACGCGCGAGCCGCAGAAGTACGGCCTCGACATTGCCAACCTCGTCGAGTGGGGCGCCTCGCCGCGCGCGACCATCTACCTGACGCTCGCAGCCAAGGCGATGGCGTTTCTCGAGGGCCGCGGCTACGTCACGCCCCAGGACGTCAAGTCCATCGGCATGGACGTGCTGCGCCACCGCATCGTCATCACCTACGAGGCCGAGGCCGAAGAGCTCACGAGCGAGGACGTCGTGCGCAAGGTTTTCGACCACGTCCAGGTGCCGTGACGCCCTGACCAGAATAGTCGAACCCGGTTTCGCAACGAGCCATGATCCCGGCCGAAGTTCTCAAGAAGGTCCGCCAGATCCAGATCCGGACAAGGCGCACGGTCAACGACGTGCTCGCCGGCCAGTATTCGTCCGTCTTCAAGGGCCGTGGGATGGAGTTCGACGAGGTGCGCGCCTACCAGGTTGGTGACGACGTGCGCACGATCGACTGGAACGTCACCGCGCGAACGGGCCACCCGTATGTCAAGCGCTTCGTCGAGGAGCGCGAGCTGACCGTCATACTTGTCGTCGACGTGAGCGCCTCCGGCGCTTTCGGCTCGACCGAGCGGCTCAAGAGCGAGCTGGCGGCCGAGCTGTGCGCCCTGCTCGCCTTCAGCGCCATCCGGAACAACGACAAGGTGGGCCTGATCCTGTTCACCGACCAGGTCGAGCTGTTCGTCCCGCCGAAGAAGGGCAAGCGCCACGTGCTGCGCGTGATCCGCGAGCTGCTCTACTTCGAGCCCGCGAGACGCGGCACCGACATCAGCATGGCGCTCGATTACCTCAACCGCGTTGCTCGGCGCCATTCGGTCGTCTTTCTCGTCAGCGACTTCATCGCCGGCGGCTATGCCCGCCACCTCACGCTCGCCAACCGGCGCCACGATCTGGTCGCCGTTGCCGTGACCGATCCGCGCGAGCTGACGCTGCCGCGCATCGGGCTCGTCGAGCTGGAGGACGCCGAGACCGGCGAGGTGACCGTGATCGACACGTGGAGCCGCCGCGCGGTGCGGCGTTACGCGGCGGCCGCGCACGCCCAGGCCGAGGCGCGCCGCCGGCTCTTCGCCCGGCTCGGCATCGACTCGATCGAGATCAACACGGGCAAGCCGTACGTGCCCGAGCTGCTCAAATTCTTCCGCATGAGGGAGCGCCGACTATGACCGCAGAGGTAAAGCCAAACGGGGGCGCGAGTCCCGACGCGAGCACCGGCTCGCCCATCGACCTTCGTCTGCCGGACGAGAAGCGCGCCGGAACAATGTGGCGCCCACGGCGCCCGTCGCGGCTGCCGTTGATCGTGTCACTCATCACGCTGGCCATCCTGCTCGTCTTCGTCGTGCAGGAATCGATCGACCAGTTCCAGAAGCGATTCGGCACCACCAACGAGCGGAACGCGCCCATCGACAAGGCCGTCGGCGAGCGCCTCGCCGAAGCCGGCGAGTACGGCCTGGCCGCCGCGCGCCTGAGCGCGTACGCGAGCTGGGGCAACGTGCCGCCCGCTGAGCGGGCGCGGCTCTACTACCGCGTTGCCGACTACTACATGCGCGCCGGGGTGTATGACCGCGCGCTCGACGCGTTGTACCGCTCCGAGCTCATCGCGCCGCTGGACGAGCTCCAGCAGGACATCAAGGCCGCCAAGAAGCGTTGTTTCGACATGCTCGGCAACACCGCCGGCTGGCAGCAGGAGCTCAGGCGAATCACGGACGTCGACAGTGCCCCGCCCGCCGAGGGCGACACGGTCGTCGCCGAGATCGACGGCCGCCGCATCACGAAGCTCGAGCTCGACCGGCTCATCGAGGCGCGCGCCGATCTCATGCTGAGCCAGGCTTCCCCCTGGGCCGCACCCGACCAGCTTGCGCAGCAGAAGCAGCAGATCCTCAAGCAGTTCTCGACGAGCGAGGCGAAGCTCCGCTTCCTCCAGCAATACGTGGCCGAGCAGGTCTTCGCGCAGGAGGCCATCGAGCGCGGCTACCACACGGAACCGTCCGTTCTCGAGACCCTCGACCAGATCCGCACCGGTTTCCTTGCCGAGCGCGTCCGCACCGCCGAGGCCGAGAAGGCGGCGCCCACTCCGTCGTCGCTCAGGGACCACTACGAGGCGCACAAGGTTGACTTCGTCGATCCCGAGCGCGCGGCAGTAAGCATGATCGTCCTCGACGACGCGGAGGCCGCTGCCCAGGTTGTCGAACAGCTCAAGGGTGGCGCCGACTTCGCCGAGCTGGCCAAGGCACGCTCGACCGACGAGGCAACCCGTGACAACGGCGGCGAGATCGCCAGCTTCGTCACGCGCCGCGACGGCGTGCCAGGCATCGGCCGGCAGCCGGACCTCGTCGGCCACATCTTCGCCCTCACAGAAGGCGCCACGAGCGCCGAACCGCTGGAACTCGACGGGAAGTGCTACGTCTTCATGATGAAGACACACATACCTGAACGGACCAGGAGCTTCGACGAGGTCGAGGAGGCCGTCCGACAGCGGGTATTCGAACAGCGCCAGTCCGAGTTGCTCGACGCCCTCGTCCACAGGCTGATGCTGAAACACAACGCCGACATCCACCCCGGCGCGTTCCGCGTTCGCACGCCCGATACGGAGCCGGTCGACTCAACGACGCCATGAGACCCATCCTGTTGCTCACAGCCACAGCCCTGATTCTCGCTCCGGGATGCGGCAGGCCGCGCGAAATGGCCGCGCCGCGCCACGAAGTCGAGCGCTCGTTCAGGTCCGACGACGGTGCCGTCGAGCTTACTCTAAGGATCGACAAGAGCGAGTTGAGCATTGCCGACTCCTTCCGGTGTGTCATCGAGTTGAAACGCGGCAAAGAGGTCGCCGCCGAGATCCCGGCGTTCGCCGATCTCGAGCAAGCCTTCACGCCGCTCGTCGTGCGCGACCGGCGCGATATGCCCGAACGCATCGAAGACGGCACCGTGATCGAAGCGCAGGAGTACGAACTCGAACCGCTCGTCTCGGGCGACTACACGATCAAGCCGTTCACGCTGACCTACACGAGCGCCGACACCGAGCATACGCTCGAAACAGAGCCAATTGTGCTCAAGGTGACCTCGCTCGGCGCCGGTGATCCACGAGCCGAGTTGCGCGACATCGCCGGCCCGGTCGAGATCAGGATGGCCCGTTCGCGCTTCTGGCTATGGCTCGCCCTCGGCGCCGCCGTCGCCCTCGCCGGCGCGCTTGTCGTCTTGGTGCGCCGCCGGCGCCACGAGACGGTTGCCCCACGCGTCCGTTCGGCCTACGAGATCGCTTTCGACGCCCTGCGCGAGCTGCGCGAGAGGGATTACGTGGGCCGCGGCATGGTCAAGGAGTTCTACATCGAGCTTTCGGCCATCCTGCGCTGGTACATCGAGAACCGGTTCGGCCTCCACGCGCCTGAACAGACGACCGAGGAGTTCCTCGCCGCCATCTCGAGCGACGGCCACTTCGACCTGCGCCGCCGCTCGCTGCTCACCGAGTTCCTCGGCCATTGCGACCTTGTCAAGTTCGCCAAGTACGGTCCGACGCCCGGGGAGATCCAAGGCGCGTTCACGACCGCGGCGACATTCATCGACGAGACGAAGGAGGCGCCGGCCAATGCGGTTTGACCTGACATCGCTCGTCGTCGCTGCGGCCCTCTTCGTTCTGACGGTACCGCTCGTCTTGTTCGTCACACTGCGCGCGCAGCGCCGCCCAGCCATGCGTTTCTCGTCGGTTGTGAGAGCGCGCGCAGCCGGCCGGTCGCTCCTCTGGCACATGCGCCACGTGCCGCTCGCGCTGCGGCTGCTCGCGCTAGCCTTTCTCCTCGTCGGCTTCGCACGGCCGCGCACGCCGAACGCGAGCACGCGCCTGTTTACCGAGGGCGTGGCGATCCAGATGGTCGTTGACCGTTCGAGCAGCATGTCGCAGCCCATGAACTACCAGGGCCGGCGTCAGTCGCGGTTTCAGGTCGTACAGCAA contains:
- a CDS encoding MoxR family ATPase: MTVDAKTVSTGPVDVKAIGAKVREESAFVHKIREQLGRVIIGQQAMIDRLLVGLLANGHVLLEGVPGLAKTMAVTTLSRTLRTKFQRIQFTPDLLPADLIGTLVYNPQSGSFTVKKGPIFANIILADEINRAPAKVQSALLEAMQEKQVTIGDQTFALDRPFLVLATQNPIEQEGTYPLPEAQVDRFMLKIRIGYPSKEEERAILDRMAFTDADLEVEPVVTPGDVLHAREVVDSIYVDEKVRDYIVDIVLATREPQKYGLDIANLVEWGASPRATIYLTLAAKAMAFLEGRGYVTPQDVKSIGMDVLRHRIVITYEAEAEELTSEDVVRKVFDHVQVP
- a CDS encoding DUF58 domain-containing protein produces the protein MIPAEVLKKVRQIQIRTRRTVNDVLAGQYSSVFKGRGMEFDEVRAYQVGDDVRTIDWNVTARTGHPYVKRFVEERELTVILVVDVSASGAFGSTERLKSELAAELCALLAFSAIRNNDKVGLILFTDQVELFVPPKKGKRHVLRVIRELLYFEPARRGTDISMALDYLNRVARRHSVVFLVSDFIAGGYARHLTLANRRHDLVAVAVTDPRELTLPRIGLVELEDAETGEVTVIDTWSRRAVRRYAAAAHAQAEARRRLFARLGIDSIEINTGKPYVPELLKFFRMRERRL
- a CDS encoding peptidyl-prolyl cis-trans isomerase yields the protein MTAEVKPNGGASPDASTGSPIDLRLPDEKRAGTMWRPRRPSRLPLIVSLITLAILLVFVVQESIDQFQKRFGTTNERNAPIDKAVGERLAEAGEYGLAAARLSAYASWGNVPPAERARLYYRVADYYMRAGVYDRALDALYRSELIAPLDELQQDIKAAKKRCFDMLGNTAGWQQELRRITDVDSAPPAEGDTVVAEIDGRRITKLELDRLIEARADLMLSQASPWAAPDQLAQQKQQILKQFSTSEAKLRFLQQYVAEQVFAQEAIERGYHTEPSVLETLDQIRTGFLAERVRTAEAEKAAPTPSSLRDHYEAHKVDFVDPERAAVSMIVLDDAEAAAQVVEQLKGGADFAELAKARSTDEATRDNGGEIASFVTRRDGVPGIGRQPDLVGHIFALTEGATSAEPLELDGKCYVFMMKTHIPERTRSFDEVEEAVRQRVFEQRQSELLDALVHRLMLKHNADIHPGAFRVRTPDTEPVDSTTP